The DNA sequence TTTCAAAGCGGTTATTTTACAAAGTGGTGATATTAATGCTGCTTATGTTGAATTTCCTTTTTCTACTGAAGAATTTTTTGGTAAAAAAGGATTGGTGAAAATAAAAGCCATGTTTGATGATAAGATCGAATACCGCGGCAGTTTAATTAAAATGAAAAGCGATTGTCATACTCTGGGCTTAACACAGGAAATTCGGAAACAGCTTGGGAAATCGTTTGGTGATGAAGTTTCTGTAAAACTTTGGGAAGACAAAGAGGAAAGAATAGTGATTATTCCGGATGATGTCGCAATTGTTTTTAATGAAAATTTAAAGGCAAAAGAACTATTTGACGCCATGAATTATACGCATCGCAAAGAATATATCCGCTGGATTGTAGAAGCGAAAAAGCCGGAAACCCGCGAAAAAAGAAAACTAAAAATGATCGAAATGATCCTTCACGGAAAAAAAGGAATTTAATGAAACAAATAAAAAATCTGGAAACTGAAAGACTTCTTTTATAACCAATGAGCATTGATGATGCGCCATTCATCTTTGAACTTTACAATTCACCGAACTTCATTAAGTTTATTGGTGATCGGAATATTAAATCAATTGAAGATGCAGAAAATTATATTACCAATAAATTTTTACCACAGTTTGAAAGATTAGGATATGGAAACTTTCTGATTAAATTAAAATCTGAAGGTACAAAAATTGGCGGCGTCGGTATTTTTGAAAGAGAAGGATTGGAAGTAAATGATATTGGTTTTTCATTCTTACCTGAATTTGAAGGAAAAGGTTTTGGTTTTGAAGCTTCCAAGAAATTAATGGAAACCGTCTTTTCTGAATTTGGTTTAAAAAAGATTTCTGCAATTACTTCTAAACAAAATATCGCTTCTCAAAAACTGATTGAAAAACTGAGACTTCAATATATCAAAACCGTTAGTTTACCAAATGATGACGAGGAATTGTTGTATTACGAAATTGAAAATAACAACGAAATTCTTTAAAAATAAAGGACACCTTTTTTGAAGGTGTCCTTATTATATATATGAAAAAATTTTAGTTCGGTTTCCAGTCAACTACCGCTCTAATAAATGCTTCTGCATTTTCTAACGGAATATTTGGTAAAATCCCGTGTCCTAAATTGGCGATGTAACGGTCTTTCCCGAAACGGTTAATCATTTCAGTTACCATTTTCGTGATGGTTTCTGGTGAAGAGTTCAATCTGTTAGGATCAAAATTCCCCTGTAAAGTCATCGTATGATTGGTTAGTGTTCTTGCTAATTCTGGAGTAATTG is a window from the Kaistella flava (ex Peng et al. 2021) genome containing:
- a CDS encoding YdeI/OmpD-associated family protein, producing the protein MTKDSISFKAVILQSGDINAAYVEFPFSTEEFFGKKGLVKIKAMFDDKIEYRGSLIKMKSDCHTLGLTQEIRKQLGKSFGDEVSVKLWEDKEERIVIIPDDVAIVFNENLKAKELFDAMNYTHRKEYIRWIVEAKKPETREKRKLKMIEMILHGKKGI
- a CDS encoding GNAT family N-acetyltransferase, with protein sequence MSIDDAPFIFELYNSPNFIKFIGDRNIKSIEDAENYITNKFLPQFERLGYGNFLIKLKSEGTKIGGVGIFEREGLEVNDIGFSFLPEFEGKGFGFEASKKLMETVFSEFGLKKISAITSKQNIASQKLIEKLRLQYIKTVSLPNDDEELLYYEIENNNEIL